The following coding sequences lie in one Klebsiella huaxiensis genomic window:
- the iaaA gene encoding beta-aspartyl-peptidase, giving the protein MGKAVIAIHGGAGAITRAQLTPEREREYVAALSAIVDSGQKMLAEGASALDAVTEAVRLLEECPLFNAGIGSVFTRDTTHELDACVMDGYSLQAGAVAGVKHLRNPVLAARLVLEQSPHVLMIGGGAEDFAASHGMERVDNALFSTPERLLQLRQAQEGDDIVLDHHAAPLDERHKMGTVGAVALDLAGNLAAATSTGGMTNKLPGRVGDSPLPGAGCYANNASVAVSCTGTGEVFMRTLAAYDISALMEYSQLSLQEACERVVMEKLPALGGCGGLIAVDREGNVVLPFNSEGMYRAWCYAGDTPTIGIYRE; this is encoded by the coding sequence ATGGGCAAGGCGGTTATAGCAATTCACGGCGGCGCCGGGGCGATTACCCGCGCCCAGTTGACGCCGGAGCGCGAGCGGGAGTACGTGGCGGCGCTGTCGGCGATTGTCGATAGCGGGCAAAAAATGCTAGCGGAAGGAGCCAGCGCGCTGGATGCGGTAACCGAAGCGGTGCGACTGCTGGAGGAGTGTCCGTTATTTAACGCCGGTATAGGCTCCGTGTTTACCCGCGATACCACTCATGAACTCGATGCCTGCGTCATGGATGGTTACAGTTTACAGGCGGGAGCGGTGGCCGGAGTTAAGCATTTACGTAATCCGGTACTGGCAGCGCGTCTGGTGCTGGAGCAAAGCCCACATGTGCTGATGATTGGTGGGGGCGCAGAAGATTTTGCCGCTTCCCACGGTATGGAGCGGGTGGATAACGCCCTGTTTTCGACTCCTGAGCGCCTGTTGCAGCTACGTCAGGCGCAGGAAGGCGACGATATCGTGCTCGATCACCATGCTGCCCCGTTGGATGAGCGGCATAAAATGGGCACCGTCGGCGCGGTGGCGCTGGATCTGGCGGGCAATCTCGCGGCGGCAACCTCCACTGGCGGAATGACCAATAAGCTGCCGGGACGCGTCGGCGATAGCCCGCTGCCGGGAGCTGGCTGCTATGCCAATAACGCCAGCGTTGCCGTCTCCTGTACCGGTACCGGCGAGGTGTTTATGCGCACGCTGGCGGCTTACGATATTTCGGCGCTGATGGAGTACAGCCAGCTCAGTCTGCAGGAAGCCTGCGAGCGGGTGGTGATGGAGAAACTCCCGGCGCTGGGCGGCTGCGGCGGTCTGATTGCGGTCGACAGAGAAGGCAACGTAGTATTGCCATTTAATAGCGAAGGTATGTACCGTGCCTGGTGCTACGCGGGCGATACGCCCACGATTGGAATTTATCGCGAATAA
- the gsiA gene encoding glutathione ABC transporter ATP-binding protein GsiA — translation MPHSLEIDANDVLLVRDLNVSFTQQQQAFSAVRHLSFTLRRGETLAIVGESGSGKSVTSLALMRLLDSATSEVCSDQLLLRRRNRQVIELSEQSDADMRSVRGADMAMIFQEPMTSLNPVFTIGEQIAESIRLHQGLKHDEALREAKKMLDQVRIPEAEAMLSRYPHQLSGGMRQRVMIAMALSCRPAVLIADEPTTALDVTIQAQILQLIAVLQKEMAMGVIFITHDMGVVADIADRVLVMYRGEAVETGSVEEIFRAPKHPYTQALLAAVPRLGAMRGSDLPRRFPLFNQSAPQEGLNTVVAGEPILKVRDLVARFPLRSGILNRVTREVHAVEKVSFDLWPGETLSLVGESGCGKSTTGRALLRLVETQGGSITFNGQRIDTLAGSKLQALRRDIQFIFQDPYASLDPRQTVGYSIMEPLRVHRLLEGDAARERVAWLLERVGLEPEHAWRYPHEFSGGQRQRICIARALALNPKVVIADESVSALDVSIRAQIINLMLDLQREMGIAFLFISHDMAVVERISHRVAVMYRGRIVEIGPRRAVFENPQHPYTRKLMAAVPVADPAHRHPQRVLLSDELPGNIYKRGEEGISTPLQQVGPGHFVAREPAADVLAR, via the coding sequence TTGCCGCATAGTCTGGAAATCGATGCTAATGATGTTCTGCTGGTACGCGATCTGAACGTTTCGTTTACTCAGCAGCAGCAGGCTTTTTCTGCCGTTCGTCACCTCTCGTTCACCCTACGGCGCGGCGAGACGCTGGCGATTGTTGGTGAGTCTGGATCGGGTAAATCGGTAACGTCGCTGGCGCTGATGCGTCTGCTTGATTCGGCGACCAGCGAAGTGTGCAGCGATCAGCTGCTGCTACGTCGCCGCAACCGGCAGGTTATTGAACTTAGCGAACAGTCTGATGCCGATATGCGCAGCGTGCGCGGTGCGGATATGGCGATGATCTTTCAGGAGCCAATGACCTCGCTGAACCCGGTGTTCACCATTGGTGAGCAGATCGCTGAATCAATACGATTGCATCAGGGGTTAAAGCATGATGAGGCGCTGCGTGAGGCCAAAAAGATGCTCGATCAGGTGCGGATCCCGGAAGCTGAAGCGATGCTGTCGCGTTATCCGCATCAGCTTTCCGGTGGGATGCGTCAGCGCGTGATGATTGCGATGGCGCTCTCGTGCCGCCCGGCTGTGCTGATTGCCGATGAACCCACTACCGCGCTTGATGTGACTATCCAGGCGCAGATTTTACAGCTGATTGCCGTCCTGCAAAAAGAGATGGCGATGGGCGTTATCTTTATTACCCACGATATGGGCGTGGTCGCCGATATTGCCGACCGAGTGCTGGTGATGTATCGCGGTGAAGCAGTGGAAACAGGCAGCGTCGAAGAGATTTTCCGTGCGCCAAAACACCCCTATACCCAGGCGCTGCTGGCGGCGGTACCGCGATTGGGTGCGATGCGCGGCAGCGATTTGCCGCGCCGCTTCCCACTCTTCAACCAAAGCGCGCCGCAAGAGGGTCTGAATACCGTTGTTGCTGGAGAACCCATTCTTAAAGTCCGCGATCTGGTGGCGCGTTTCCCGCTGCGCAGCGGCATTCTCAACCGCGTTACCCGCGAGGTACATGCGGTGGAAAAAGTCAGCTTTGATTTATGGCCTGGCGAAACCTTAAGCCTGGTGGGCGAGTCCGGTTGTGGTAAATCAACTACCGGCCGGGCGCTGCTGCGGCTAGTGGAAACCCAGGGTGGGAGTATTACGTTTAACGGCCAGCGTATTGATACTCTGGCAGGCAGTAAGCTTCAGGCCCTGCGCCGTGATATTCAGTTTATCTTCCAGGATCCTTACGCTTCTCTCGACCCACGGCAAACGGTGGGGTATTCGATTATGGAGCCGCTGCGCGTGCATCGGCTGCTGGAAGGTGATGCCGCGAGAGAGCGAGTGGCCTGGCTACTGGAGCGCGTCGGGCTGGAGCCGGAGCACGCATGGCGCTATCCACACGAGTTTTCCGGCGGCCAGCGGCAGCGCATCTGTATTGCCCGCGCGCTGGCGCTCAATCCGAAGGTAGTGATTGCGGACGAATCGGTATCGGCGCTGGACGTGTCGATTCGCGCGCAAATTATCAACCTGATGCTCGATTTACAGCGCGAAATGGGCATCGCGTTTCTGTTTATTTCCCATGACATGGCGGTGGTTGAACGCATCAGCCACCGCGTGGCGGTGATGTACCGCGGGCGGATTGTCGAGATTGGCCCGCGCCGCGCCGTGTTCGAAAACCCGCAGCACCCCTATACCCGTAAATTGATGGCTGCTGTACCGGTTGCCGACCCGGCGCATCGTCACCCGCAGCGCGTACTGCTGTCTGACGAGCTGCCGGGCAATATCTACAAGCGGGGAGAAGAGGGGATCAGTACGCCGCTACAACAGGTGGGCCCGGGACATTTTGTCGCCAGAGAACCCGCCGCAGACGTACTGGCACGATAA
- a CDS encoding glycyl-radical enzyme activating protein: MIFNIQRYSTHDGPGIRTVVFLKGCSLGCRWCQNPESRARTADLLYDARLCLDGCDLCQQAAPDVITRKLDGLIIHREKLTDTHIGKLRNCCPTTALTVCGEEKNVDEIMTKVLRDKPFYDRSGGGVTLSGGEPFMNPELARQLFEASHNAGIHTAVETCLHVPWKYVEPSLPFIDLFLADLKHVNEAIFQQWTDGSARRVLDNLQRVAQAGKKIIIRVPLIQGFNANESDITAITDFAADRLKVGEIHFLPYHTLGMNKYQLLSQPYTAPDKPLAAPELLAFAQHYAQSKGLTATLRG; the protein is encoded by the coding sequence ATGATCTTCAACATTCAGCGTTACTCCACCCATGACGGCCCGGGGATCCGCACTGTCGTATTCCTCAAAGGGTGTTCGCTGGGCTGTCGCTGGTGTCAGAACCCGGAAAGCCGCGCCCGTACGGCGGATTTGCTGTATGACGCACGCCTGTGCCTTGACGGCTGTGACCTCTGCCAGCAGGCAGCGCCGGACGTTATTACCCGCAAACTGGATGGCCTGATTATCCACCGTGAAAAACTCACCGATACGCATATTGGCAAGCTGCGTAACTGCTGCCCCACTACGGCATTAACGGTCTGCGGCGAAGAGAAAAACGTCGATGAGATTATGACGAAGGTATTGCGCGATAAACCGTTCTACGATCGCAGCGGCGGCGGCGTCACTCTCTCCGGCGGCGAGCCGTTTATGAACCCAGAGCTGGCCCGCCAGCTGTTTGAAGCCAGCCACAACGCAGGGATTCATACCGCCGTCGAAACCTGTCTGCACGTACCATGGAAATACGTCGAGCCTTCTTTACCCTTTATCGACCTGTTCCTCGCCGACCTTAAGCATGTCAATGAAGCTATTTTCCAGCAGTGGACCGACGGCAGCGCTCGGCGGGTGCTGGATAATCTGCAACGCGTGGCACAGGCCGGGAAAAAAATCATTATTCGCGTGCCGCTGATTCAGGGCTTTAACGCCAATGAAAGCGATATTACCGCCATAACCGATTTTGCCGCTGACCGCTTAAAGGTCGGCGAGATCCACTTCCTGCCGTATCACACGTTAGGAATGAATAAATACCAATTACTCAGTCAGCCCTATACCGCTCCGGACAAACCACTTGCTGCCCCCGAGCTGCTCGCCTTCGCGCAGCACTACGCTCAGAGCAAAGGTTTAACGGCGACTCTACGAGGATAA
- the moeA gene encoding molybdopterin molybdotransferase MoeA, giving the protein MDFTAGLMPLDTALTQMLNRITPLNATETVPLLQAFSRVTAHDLVSPLDVPGFDNSAMDGYAVRLAELTDGAVLPVAGKAFAGQPFSDVWPVGTCIRIMTGAPVPEGCDAVVMQEQTEQTDGGVRFIAPVKKGQNIRRRGEDIAHGAVVFPAGTRLTVAELPVLASLGIAEVDVVRKVRVAVFSTGDELQLPGQPLADGQIYDTNRLAVHLMLQELGCEVVNLGIIPDDPAKLREVFIQADQQADVVISSGGVSVGEADYTKEILEELGEIGFWKLAIKPGKPFAFGKLNHSWFCGLPGNPVSAALTFYQLVQPLLAKLSGNVGQTQPMRLRVRAASRLKKSPGRLDFQRGVLQRNPDGELVVSSTGHQGSHIFSSFSLGNCFIVLERERGNVEAGEWVEVEPFNHLFGGL; this is encoded by the coding sequence ATGGATTTTACCGCCGGACTGATGCCGCTCGACACAGCCCTGACCCAGATGCTCAATCGTATTACGCCGCTGAATGCGACGGAAACCGTACCGCTGTTGCAGGCCTTTTCGCGCGTGACCGCCCATGATCTCGTTTCGCCTCTCGACGTTCCTGGCTTTGATAACTCGGCGATGGACGGTTACGCCGTTCGCCTGGCTGAACTCACCGATGGCGCGGTACTGCCGGTGGCAGGCAAGGCTTTTGCCGGTCAGCCTTTTAGCGACGTCTGGCCCGTCGGCACCTGTATCCGCATTATGACCGGTGCGCCGGTACCGGAAGGCTGCGATGCGGTAGTGATGCAGGAGCAAACCGAACAAACCGACGGCGGAGTGCGCTTTATCGCTCCGGTGAAAAAAGGGCAGAACATTCGTCGTCGTGGTGAAGATATCGCCCACGGGGCGGTCGTTTTTCCTGCGGGAACCCGTCTGACCGTCGCCGAGCTGCCGGTGCTGGCTTCTCTGGGGATTGCGGAAGTCGACGTGGTGCGTAAAGTGCGCGTTGCGGTGTTCTCCACCGGCGATGAGCTTCAGCTTCCGGGACAACCGCTTGCCGACGGGCAGATTTACGACACCAACCGCCTGGCGGTGCACCTGATGCTGCAAGAACTGGGCTGTGAGGTCGTTAACCTCGGCATTATTCCCGACGACCCGGCCAAACTTCGCGAAGTCTTTATTCAGGCTGACCAGCAGGCCGATGTGGTGATTAGCTCCGGCGGCGTTTCCGTTGGCGAGGCGGATTACACCAAAGAGATCCTTGAAGAGCTGGGCGAAATCGGCTTCTGGAAGCTGGCTATCAAACCAGGTAAACCCTTTGCTTTCGGCAAGCTCAACCACAGCTGGTTCTGCGGTCTGCCGGGCAACCCGGTTTCCGCTGCGCTGACTTTTTATCAACTGGTGCAGCCGCTGCTGGCGAAACTCTCCGGCAACGTAGGACAAACCCAGCCGATGCGCCTGCGCGTACGCGCCGCTTCACGGCTGAAAAAATCGCCGGGCCGCCTCGATTTTCAGCGCGGCGTGCTGCAACGTAACCCGGACGGTGAACTGGTCGTTAGCAGCACCGGTCATCAGGGTTCGCACATCTTCAGTTCATTCAGCCTCGGCAACTGTTTTATCGTGCTGGAACGCGAGCGCGGCAACGTTGAAGCGGGAGAATGGGTAGAAGTTGAGCCCTTTAACCATCTTTTCGGGGGGCTGTAA
- the gsiB gene encoding glutathione ABC transporter substrate-binding protein GsiB — MTQRVSGKWLLALGVASALATTPAFAAKDIVVAVGSNFTTLDPYDANDTLSQAVAKSFYQGLFGLDKEMKLQSVLAESYTVSPDGLVYTVKLHPGVKFQDGTEFNAEAVKANLDRASNPENHLKRYNLYKNIASTEAVDPTTVKITLKQPFSAFINILAHPATAMISPAALKKYGKEIGFHPVGTGPYQLDTWNQTDFVKVTKFAGYWQQGLPKLDSITWRPVVDNNTRAAMLQTGEAQFAFPIPYEQAPLLEKNSKLELVASPSIMQRYISMNVTQKPFDNPKVREAINYAINRQALVKVAFAGYATPATGVVPPSIAYAESYTAWPYDPAKARELLKEAGYPNGFNTTLWSSHNHSTAQKVLQFTQQQLAQVGIKAQLTAMDAGQRAAEVEGKGQKESGVRMFYTGWTASTGEADWALSPLFASQNWPPTLFNTAFYSNPQVDKDLNEALKTTDVKEKTRLYKDAQDTIWKESPWVPLVVEKLVSAHSKNLTGFYIQPDTGFSFEQADLK; from the coding sequence ATGACTCAACGCGTTTCAGGCAAATGGCTGTTGGCGCTGGGCGTCGCTTCGGCGCTGGCGACAACTCCGGCCTTTGCCGCAAAAGATATAGTGGTGGCGGTCGGTTCTAACTTCACGACCCTTGACCCATACGATGCTAACGACACGTTGTCGCAGGCAGTGGCAAAGTCTTTCTATCAGGGGCTATTTGGCCTTGATAAAGAGATGAAATTGCAGAGTGTGCTGGCGGAGAGCTATACCGTTTCCCCGGACGGGCTGGTGTATACCGTTAAGCTGCATCCGGGCGTGAAGTTCCAGGACGGTACCGAGTTTAACGCTGAAGCGGTGAAGGCTAACCTCGATCGCGCCAGCAATCCGGAAAATCATCTCAAGCGCTATAACCTGTATAAAAATATCGCCAGCACCGAAGCGGTAGATCCGACAACGGTGAAAATCACGCTTAAACAGCCTTTCTCGGCGTTTATCAATATCCTGGCCCACCCGGCGACGGCAATGATTTCCCCGGCGGCGCTGAAGAAATACGGTAAAGAAATTGGCTTCCATCCGGTAGGTACCGGTCCGTACCAGCTCGACACCTGGAATCAGACCGATTTTGTTAAAGTGACGAAGTTCGCCGGTTACTGGCAGCAGGGGCTGCCGAAGCTGGATTCCATTACCTGGCGTCCGGTGGTGGATAACAACACTCGTGCGGCGATGTTGCAGACCGGCGAAGCGCAATTTGCTTTCCCGATCCCTTACGAGCAGGCGCCGCTGCTGGAGAAAAACAGCAAGCTGGAGCTGGTGGCCAGCCCGTCAATTATGCAGCGTTATATCAGCATGAACGTGACGCAAAAACCGTTTGATAATCCGAAAGTGCGCGAGGCGATTAACTACGCCATCAACCGTCAGGCGCTGGTGAAAGTGGCCTTTGCGGGCTATGCCACCCCGGCGACCGGCGTGGTGCCGCCGTCGATTGCCTATGCTGAAAGCTACACCGCCTGGCCGTACGATCCGGCTAAAGCGCGTGAGCTGCTGAAAGAGGCGGGTTATCCGAATGGATTCAACACCACGCTGTGGTCGTCGCACAACCACAGTACCGCGCAGAAAGTGCTGCAGTTTACCCAACAGCAGTTGGCGCAGGTGGGCATTAAGGCGCAGCTGACGGCGATGGATGCGGGCCAGCGTGCGGCGGAAGTGGAAGGCAAAGGGCAGAAAGAGAGCGGTGTACGCATGTTCTATACCGGCTGGACGGCCTCAACCGGTGAAGCCGACTGGGCGCTATCGCCGCTGTTTGCTTCACAGAACTGGCCGCCGACCCTGTTCAACACGGCTTTCTACAGCAATCCTCAGGTCGATAAAGACCTCAACGAGGCGTTGAAAACCACCGATGTGAAGGAAAAAACGCGGTTGTATAAAGACGCGCAGGATACTATCTGGAAAGAGTCGCCGTGGGTGCCGCTGGTGGTGGAAAAACTGGTCTCGGCGCACAGTAAAAATCTGACCGGGTTCTACATCCAGCCGGATACCGGATTTAGCTTTGAACAGGCGGATCTTAAGTAG
- the moeB gene encoding molybdopterin-synthase adenylyltransferase MoeB — MGVELSDAEMLRYNRQIILRDFDFDGQEQLKASSVLVVGLGGLGCAAAQYLAAAGVGQLTLLDFDTVSLSNLQRQTLHSDATIGQPKVDSARATLARINPNVQLTPLNALLDEEALWAQIAAHDLVLDCTDNVTIRNQLNAGCFRHKTPLVSGAAIRMEGQISVFTYQEDEPCYRCLSRLFGENALTCVEAGVMAPLVGTIGSLQAMEAIKVLTRYGSPATGKIVMYDAMRCQFREMKLMRNPQCEVCGTS, encoded by the coding sequence ATGGGCGTGGAGCTGAGCGATGCAGAGATGCTGCGCTACAACCGGCAAATCATCCTGCGCGATTTCGATTTTGACGGCCAGGAGCAGCTAAAAGCCTCCAGTGTGCTGGTGGTTGGCCTCGGAGGGTTGGGCTGCGCCGCCGCGCAGTATCTGGCGGCAGCTGGCGTTGGTCAGCTTACCCTGCTTGATTTCGACACCGTGTCGCTCTCCAATCTTCAGCGCCAGACCCTGCACAGCGATGCCACCATCGGCCAGCCGAAGGTTGACTCCGCCCGCGCTACGCTTGCGCGCATTAACCCCAACGTTCAGCTCACGCCGCTAAACGCGCTGCTGGATGAAGAAGCGCTGTGGGCGCAAATCGCCGCCCACGATCTGGTGCTTGACTGTACCGACAACGTCACCATCCGCAACCAGCTCAATGCCGGGTGTTTCCGGCATAAAACCCCGCTGGTCTCCGGCGCGGCGATTCGTATGGAAGGGCAAATCAGCGTCTTTACGTATCAGGAAGATGAACCCTGCTACCGCTGCCTGAGCCGTCTGTTTGGCGAAAACGCCCTTACCTGCGTCGAAGCCGGGGTGATGGCGCCGCTGGTCGGTACCATCGGTTCGCTTCAGGCAATGGAAGCCATCAAGGTTCTGACCCGCTACGGCAGCCCTGCGACGGGTAAAATCGTCATGTACGACGCCATGCGCTGCCAGTTTCGCGAAATGAAACTGATGCGTAACCCACAGTGTGAGGTGTGTGGTACATCTTAA
- a CDS encoding formate C-acetyltransferase/glycerol dehydratase family glycyl radical enzyme: protein MTTLKLDTLSPRIQAHKMALVHIVKPPVCTERAQHYTEAYQQHLDKPIPVRRALALAHHLAERTIWIKHDELVVGNQASEVRAAPIFPEYTVSWIEKEIDDLADRPGAGFAVSEENKRVLHEVCPWWRGQTVQDRCYGMFTDEQKALLATGIIKAEGNMTSGDAHLAVNYPLLLEKGLDGMRAKVAERRSRINLTVLEDLHGEQFLKAIDIVLEAVSEHSKRFAELARSMAATETRESRRDELLAIAENCDIIAHEPPKTFWQALQLCYFIQLILQVESNGHSVSFGRMDQYLYPYYRRDVELEQSLDREHAIELLHCCWLKLLEVNKIRSGSHSKASAGSPLYQNVTIGGQNLVDGVAQDAVNPLSYAILESCGRLRSTQPNLSVRYHAGMSNDFLDACVQVIRCGFGMPAFNNDEIVIPEFIKLGIEPQDAYDYAAIGCIETAVGGKWGYRCTGMSFINFARVMLATLEGGRDATSGEVFLPQTHALSKGNFDNFDQVLADWDTQIRYYTRKSIEIEYVVDTMLEENVHDILCSALVDDCIERAKSIKQGGAKYDWVSGLQVGIANLGNSLVAVKKLVFDQGVIGQQELAKALAEDFEGLTHEQLRQRLINGAPKYGNDEDSVDILLARAYQTYIDELKQYHNPRYGRGPIGGNYYAGTSSISANVPFGAQTMATPDGRKAHSPLAEGASPASGTDHLGPTAVISSVGKLPTGSILGGVLLNQKLNPATLDNESDKQKLMVLLRTFFEVHKGWHIQYNIVSRETLLEAKKHPDQYRDLVVRVAGYSAFFTALSPDAQDDIIARTEHTL, encoded by the coding sequence ATGACAACGTTGAAACTGGATACCCTAAGCCCGCGCATTCAGGCACATAAAATGGCGCTGGTGCATATCGTCAAGCCGCCGGTCTGTACCGAGCGCGCCCAGCACTACACTGAAGCCTACCAGCAACATCTGGATAAGCCGATCCCGGTACGCCGCGCGCTGGCGCTGGCCCATCACCTGGCAGAACGCACTATCTGGATAAAACACGACGAACTGGTTGTCGGTAACCAGGCAAGCGAAGTCCGCGCCGCGCCAATCTTCCCGGAGTATACGGTTAGCTGGATCGAAAAAGAGATCGACGACCTGGCCGATCGCCCCGGCGCGGGCTTTGCGGTCAGCGAAGAGAACAAACGCGTACTGCACGAAGTGTGTCCGTGGTGGCGTGGCCAAACCGTACAGGATCGCTGCTACGGCATGTTTACCGATGAGCAAAAAGCGCTGCTCGCCACCGGGATCATCAAAGCAGAAGGCAATATGACCTCCGGTGATGCGCACCTGGCGGTCAACTACCCGCTGCTGCTGGAAAAAGGCCTTGACGGAATGCGTGCTAAAGTCGCCGAGCGCCGTTCGCGCATTAATCTGACGGTACTGGAAGACCTGCACGGCGAGCAGTTCCTGAAAGCCATTGATATCGTGCTGGAAGCAGTGAGCGAGCACAGCAAGCGCTTCGCTGAGCTGGCGCGCAGCATGGCGGCGACAGAGACCCGTGAATCCCGTCGCGACGAGCTGTTGGCCATTGCCGAGAACTGCGACATTATCGCCCACGAACCGCCGAAGACCTTCTGGCAGGCGCTGCAGCTGTGCTATTTCATTCAGCTGATTCTGCAGGTCGAATCCAACGGTCACTCGGTCTCTTTTGGCCGCATGGACCAGTATCTCTACCCGTACTACCGCCGCGACGTCGAACTTGAGCAGTCTCTGGACCGCGAGCACGCCATTGAGTTGCTGCACTGCTGCTGGCTGAAGCTGCTGGAAGTGAACAAAATTCGCTCCGGCTCGCACTCTAAAGCCTCCGCCGGTAGCCCGCTGTATCAGAACGTCACCATCGGCGGTCAAAATCTGGTAGACGGCGTCGCGCAAGATGCAGTGAACCCGCTCTCCTACGCGATTCTAGAATCCTGCGGTCGCCTGCGTTCTACGCAGCCAAACCTCAGCGTGCGTTACCACGCGGGCATGAGCAACGACTTCCTCGACGCCTGCGTGCAGGTGATTCGCTGCGGCTTCGGGATGCCGGCGTTCAACAACGACGAAATCGTTATTCCGGAATTTATCAAGCTCGGCATTGAGCCGCAGGACGCCTACGATTATGCCGCTATCGGCTGCATCGAAACCGCGGTCGGCGGCAAGTGGGGCTATCGCTGCACCGGGATGAGCTTTATCAACTTTGCCCGCGTGATGCTGGCGACGCTGGAAGGCGGCCGTGATGCCACCAGCGGTGAAGTTTTCCTGCCGCAAACGCACGCGCTGTCGAAAGGTAACTTTGATAACTTCGACCAGGTGCTGGCCGACTGGGATACGCAGATCCGCTACTACACGCGCAAATCTATCGAGATTGAGTATGTGGTCGACACCATGCTGGAAGAGAACGTGCACGATATTCTCTGCTCGGCGCTGGTTGATGACTGTATCGAGCGCGCGAAGAGTATCAAACAAGGCGGCGCTAAATATGACTGGGTTTCCGGTCTGCAGGTCGGTATCGCTAACCTCGGCAACAGCCTGGTGGCGGTGAAGAAACTGGTGTTCGATCAGGGCGTCATTGGACAGCAAGAGCTGGCAAAAGCGCTGGCTGAAGACTTTGAAGGCCTGACTCACGAGCAGCTACGCCAGCGCTTAATCAACGGCGCGCCGAAATACGGCAATGACGAAGACAGCGTTGATATCCTGCTGGCCCGCGCTTACCAGACCTATATCGATGAGCTGAAGCAGTATCATAACCCGCGCTACGGTCGCGGCCCGATTGGCGGTAATTACTACGCCGGGACATCGTCTATTTCCGCTAACGTCCCGTTCGGCGCGCAGACCATGGCGACGCCGGATGGCCGCAAAGCGCATTCACCGCTGGCGGAAGGAGCAAGCCCGGCTTCCGGTACCGACCATCTGGGGCCGACCGCGGTTATCAGTTCGGTGGGTAAGCTGCCAACCGGTTCAATTCTTGGCGGCGTGCTGCTGAACCAGAAGCTGAACCCGGCAACGCTGGATAACGAGTCCGATAAGCAGAAACTGATGGTGCTGCTGCGCACGTTCTTCGAGGTACATAAAGGCTGGCATATTCAGTACAACATCGTGTCGCGCGAGACGCTGCTGGAAGCGAAGAAACACCCTGACCAGTATCGCGATTTAGTGGTCCGCGTCGCCGGGTACTCGGCATTCTTTACCGCCCTGTCGCCGGATGCGCAGGACGATATTATCGCCCGTACCGAGCATACGCTGTAA
- a CDS encoding Cof-type HAD-IIB family hydrolase — MIVKVIVTDMDGTFLNDAKQYDRSRFLAQFAQLQQQGIEFVVASGNQYYQLISFFPEIREQISFVAENGALVYEHGQQLFHGELTRHESQIVIGELLKDPQLNFVACGLESAYVSDRAPDAFVALMSKHYHRLQRISNYHDIDDKLFKFSLNLPDSEIPLLIDKLHVSLDGIMKPVTSGFGFVDLIIPGLHKANGISRLLKRWNISPQACVAIGDSANDTEMLKLVKYSFAMANAAESIKAVSRFATDDNNHDGALNVIQAVLDHATPFNE; from the coding sequence ATGATTGTTAAAGTTATCGTCACCGATATGGACGGAACTTTTCTCAATGACGCCAAGCAGTATGACCGCTCGCGTTTTCTCGCGCAGTTCGCGCAACTCCAACAGCAGGGTATCGAATTCGTTGTCGCCAGCGGCAACCAGTACTACCAGCTGATCTCATTTTTCCCGGAAATCCGCGAGCAGATCTCCTTCGTTGCCGAAAACGGCGCGCTGGTATATGAACACGGTCAACAGCTGTTCCACGGCGAGCTCACCCGCCACGAATCCCAGATAGTGATTGGTGAATTGCTCAAAGACCCACAGCTCAACTTCGTCGCCTGCGGCCTTGAAAGCGCATACGTCAGCGACCGTGCGCCCGACGCCTTTGTCGCGCTGATGTCAAAGCACTATCATCGCCTGCAGCGCATCAGCAACTACCACGATATTGACGATAAGCTGTTTAAGTTTTCGCTTAACCTGCCGGATAGCGAAATCCCCCTGCTTATCGACAAACTGCACGTCTCGCTGGACGGCATCATGAAGCCGGTCACCAGCGGCTTTGGCTTCGTCGATTTGATTATCCCTGGCCTGCATAAAGCCAACGGTATCAGCCGCCTGCTTAAGCGCTGGAACATCTCGCCGCAGGCGTGTGTCGCCATCGGCGACAGCGCGAACGATACGGAGATGTTAAAGCTGGTGAAATACTCCTTCGCGATGGCCAACGCCGCCGAAAGCATCAAAGCAGTGTCCCGTTTTGCTACCGATGACAACAACCATGACGGTGCGCTAAATGTTATTCAGGCCGTCCTCGACCACGCTACTCCTTTCAACGAATGA